The following are from one region of the Anaerolineales bacterium genome:
- a CDS encoding FAD-dependent oxidoreductase, whose product MNLVQSDVLIIGCGIAGASAALKLSEDRQRQITVVTRAQDPEESNTRYAQGGIVTLGKNDTPELLVRDIVDAGAGLSLPSAAALMAQEGPALIRDLLIEQARVPFDRTPGGELDYGREAAHSLPRVLHVGDATGKAVIRGLHDLMAERPNIRIVPNATAVDLITFPHHARDPLAVYQPITCHGAYVFDQASREVNRFLADATVLATGGLGRIYRYTSNPEGARGDGLAMANRAGARVINAEYIQFHPTVFAAPTGEGFLVSEAVRGEGGRLLTPDGRAFMSEYAPQWKELAPRDIVARAIHHEMVVHDYPHVLLDISFLPAPQVKSRFPNIHARCLEAGFDITREPIPVVPAAHYSCGGVWTDTRGRTTIPGLYAAGETACTGVHGANRLASTSLLEGLVWGRRAAVDIAESESPAEVDPDQVPPWMPGLSEGADPALIWRDVRTIQYTMWHYVGLIRSAVRLKRALSDLYHLNEEIEGFYRTTQLSDALIGLRHSIHAALVVAGAAKLNRTAIGCHFLEDGKQAGVL is encoded by the coding sequence ATGAACCTGGTTCAATCCGATGTGCTGATTATCGGGTGCGGCATTGCCGGCGCCAGCGCGGCGCTGAAGCTCTCCGAGGACCGCCAGCGCCAGATCACGGTGGTCACCCGGGCCCAGGATCCGGAGGAAAGCAACACCCGCTACGCCCAGGGCGGGATCGTCACCCTCGGAAAAAACGACACCCCCGAACTGCTGGTCCGGGACATTGTCGATGCGGGCGCCGGATTGAGCCTGCCTTCAGCCGCCGCCCTCATGGCGCAAGAGGGGCCGGCATTGATCCGGGATCTGCTGATCGAACAGGCCCGGGTGCCGTTTGACCGGACACCGGGGGGCGAGTTGGATTACGGACGGGAAGCGGCGCATTCCCTGCCGCGGGTCCTGCATGTGGGGGACGCCACCGGCAAAGCCGTCATCCGCGGATTGCACGACCTGATGGCTGAACGTCCGAACATCCGCATCGTTCCCAATGCCACCGCCGTCGACCTGATCACCTTCCCGCACCACGCCCGCGACCCGCTGGCGGTCTACCAGCCGATCACCTGCCACGGAGCCTACGTGTTCGACCAGGCCAGCCGCGAAGTGAACCGGTTCCTGGCTGACGCCACCGTATTGGCCACCGGCGGATTGGGCCGCATCTACCGGTACACTTCCAACCCCGAAGGCGCCCGCGGAGACGGCTTGGCGATGGCCAACCGGGCGGGGGCGCGGGTGATCAACGCCGAATACATCCAATTCCATCCGACGGTGTTCGCCGCCCCGACCGGCGAGGGATTTCTGGTGTCCGAAGCGGTGCGGGGAGAGGGCGGGCGCCTGCTGACGCCGGACGGCCGGGCGTTCATGTCCGAATACGCGCCGCAGTGGAAGGAGCTTGCCCCGCGCGATATCGTCGCCCGGGCGATCCACCACGAGATGGTGGTGCACGATTACCCGCACGTGCTGTTGGATATTTCCTTTCTGCCCGCTCCGCAGGTGAAATCCCGGTTCCCGAACATCCATGCGCGCTGTTTGGAGGCCGGGTTTGACATCACCCGCGAACCGATCCCGGTGGTGCCCGCGGCGCATTATTCCTGCGGAGGGGTGTGGACGGACACCCGCGGGCGCACGACGATCCCCGGTTTGTACGCCGCGGGAGAGACCGCGTGCACGGGAGTCCACGGCGCCAACCGTTTGGCCAGCACGTCCCTGCTGGAAGGGCTGGTGTGGGGCCGGCGCGCGGCCGTCGATATCGCCGAATCCGAGTCCCCGGCCGAGGTCGATCCGGACCAAGTGCCGCCGTGGATGCCGGGCCTCAGCGAGGGGGCGGACCCCGCGCTGATCTGGCGTGACGTGCGAACCATCCAATACACCATGTGGCACTACGTCGGGCTGATCCGCTCCGCCGTCAGGCTCAAACGCGCGCTCAGCGACCTGTACCACCTCAATGAGGAGATCGAGGGCTTCTACCGCACCACCCAGCTCAGCGACGCCCTGATCGGCCTGCGGCACAGCATTCACGCCGCGCTGGTGGTGGCCGGCGCCGCCAAACTCAACCGCACCGCCATCGGCTGCCACTTCCTCGAGGACGGCAA